One window of Halopseudomonas maritima genomic DNA carries:
- a CDS encoding helix-turn-helix domain-containing protein, translated as MTATPNSDERRQPEGWHVRQTIPARFAREMLAGAGLDRATLLPILERCDLSEAALSGHSRLVPRDYLTLTRLVIAQSGDEMRGCFAKPVPLGTFAQLLRLLVYLPTLEAVFAEAARFYALYNEAPPWQVEKHDKLIRLRLLPARAEQVQSALYPHFMLLSLWHVGSWLVKETLPVQRVVLPESLAEFSKQARFLFGRQAEFGPHAYLELAESELQRAPLRAPHEAARLARYMPLRLVSPGQAVDLESQVRGLLSAARPFASLSEQQAARQLGMARQTLVRRLALLDTSYHRIREELRRDLACALLSQGTQSIALIAEHMGYSEPSAFQRAFKQWTGVPPGEYRRERLQRQS; from the coding sequence TTGACAGCTACGCCGAATTCTGACGAGCGCCGCCAGCCGGAAGGCTGGCACGTACGCCAGACCATCCCAGCCCGCTTTGCCCGAGAGATGCTGGCAGGGGCGGGGCTGGATCGTGCCACGTTGTTACCCATCCTCGAACGCTGTGATCTGTCTGAGGCCGCGCTCAGCGGTCATTCGCGTCTGGTCCCGCGTGACTACCTCACTCTGACCCGGCTGGTGATTGCCCAGTCGGGTGATGAAATGCGCGGCTGTTTTGCCAAACCGGTGCCCTTGGGGACCTTCGCCCAATTGCTGCGTCTGCTGGTTTATCTGCCAACGCTGGAGGCGGTGTTTGCCGAGGCGGCGCGTTTTTATGCGCTGTATAACGAAGCGCCGCCCTGGCAGGTTGAAAAGCATGACAAGCTGATTCGCCTGCGCTTGTTGCCGGCGCGGGCGGAGCAGGTGCAGTCTGCCTTGTACCCGCATTTCATGCTGCTGAGCCTGTGGCACGTAGGCAGTTGGCTGGTTAAAGAGACCTTGCCGGTGCAGCGGGTTGTGCTGCCCGAGTCGCTGGCGGAGTTCTCCAAGCAGGCGCGCTTTCTGTTCGGCAGGCAGGCCGAGTTTGGGCCGCATGCCTATCTGGAATTGGCCGAAAGCGAGTTGCAGCGTGCGCCTTTGCGCGCCCCGCATGAGGCCGCGCGGCTGGCCCGTTACATGCCGCTGAGGCTGGTGTCGCCGGGCCAGGCGGTAGATCTGGAGTCGCAGGTGCGGGGCCTGCTTTCGGCGGCGCGCCCGTTTGCCAGCCTGTCCGAGCAGCAGGCGGCGCGTCAGCTCGGCATGGCCCGCCAGACGCTGGTGCGGCGCCTGGCACTACTCGATACGAGCTACCACCGGATTCGTGAAGAGCTGCGCCGCGACCTGGCCTGCGCGCTGCTGTCGCAAGGCACGCAGAGCATCGCCTTGATCGCCGAGCATATGGGTTATTCCGAGCCCAGCGCGTTTCAGCGTGCCTTCAAACAGTGGACCGGTGTGCCGCCCGGTGAGTACCGACGCGAACGTTTGCAGCGCCAGTCTTAA
- a CDS encoding MBL fold metallo-hydrolase, which produces MATQGLIYPVQKPAQGAAVELQPGVLWLRMPLPFKLDHVNLWALREGRGWAVVDTGVWTEQAVGAWEQLFADALGGLPITRIICTHRHADHVGLAGWLAARFDCELWMPQIEYHAAQAARRQGTSAPDSEVEFYRRAGWNESALSSFRTNYGGISSMIYPLPEQFRRMCDGDVLRIGDDDWEVIVGQGHTAEHACLYCAERQLFISGDQVLPLISSNVSVPPRDPESNPLGDWLTSMLHIRDKVSSEALVLPSHNECFLGLHARIDDLVGSQQQLLVKLQDELRESRRSVDIFKCLFGRDIGMGDGIVLSLATGESRANLNCLIAMGHAERVVDHAGVEWYCATERQERACG; this is translated from the coding sequence ATGGCGACACAAGGGTTGATTTATCCGGTACAGAAACCGGCTCAGGGGGCTGCGGTAGAGCTGCAGCCGGGTGTGCTGTGGCTTCGCATGCCGCTGCCGTTCAAGCTGGACCACGTCAACCTGTGGGCGTTGCGCGAAGGGCGCGGTTGGGCGGTGGTCGACACCGGTGTGTGGACCGAACAGGCGGTGGGGGCGTGGGAGCAGTTGTTTGCCGATGCGCTCGGTGGCTTGCCGATCACCCGGATCATCTGTACCCACCGGCATGCTGATCATGTTGGCTTGGCCGGTTGGCTCGCAGCGCGCTTTGACTGTGAGCTGTGGATGCCGCAGATCGAATATCACGCCGCTCAGGCTGCACGTCGGCAAGGCACCAGCGCCCCTGACTCCGAGGTCGAGTTCTATCGCCGCGCCGGCTGGAACGAGTCAGCACTCAGCAGCTTCCGCACCAACTACGGTGGCATCTCCAGCATGATCTATCCTTTGCCGGAGCAATTCCGCCGCATGTGCGATGGTGACGTGCTGCGTATCGGCGACGACGACTGGGAAGTAATTGTCGGCCAAGGACACACCGCCGAACATGCTTGCCTGTACTGCGCCGAGCGGCAGCTGTTCATCTCCGGCGATCAGGTGCTGCCGCTGATTTCCTCGAATGTCTCAGTCCCGCCCCGCGATCCGGAGAGCAACCCGCTCGGCGACTGGCTGACGTCCATGCTGCATATCCGCGACAAAGTCAGCAGCGAAGCCCTGGTGCTGCCCTCTCACAATGAGTGCTTTCTTGGCCTGCACGCGCGCATCGACGACCTGGTTGGCTCGCAGCAACAGCTGCTGGTCAAACTGCAGGACGAACTGCGCGAATCCCGCCGCAGCGTCGATATCTTCAAATGCCTGTTTGGTCGTGACATCGGCATGGGTGACGGCATCGTCCTGTCCCTCGCCACCGGCGAAAGCCGCGCCAACCTCAACTGTCTGATCGCCATGGGCCACGCCGAACGGGTGGTCGATCATGCCGGGGTGGAGTGGTACTGCGCTACCGAAAGGCAGGAGCGGGCCTGCGGGTGA
- a CDS encoding phytanoyl-CoA dioxygenase family protein, which yields MEQRVLSGDSEYLKSGFAKAFPSNAGSQTGVDPAELDRLSAALQRDGYVILERIVPEEQIDTIREELLTLLPEHCGRNGFEGTLTQRLYAVISKTLACNPLVEHPLVLGLLDRVLAPNYLLSQLQVINILPGELAQPLHHDDGFYPVPRPRPPYGAATVIALDDFTADNGATVVIPGSHTWGKHEPDAEDCKRAIPAIMPKGSMVLFLGTLWHGGGANNSAASRLAVTAQYCEPWARQQENFSLSVPLERARECSAHMQRMLGYSIHPPFMGMVNGMHPRRLLEGKTENQ from the coding sequence ATGGAACAGCGCGTGTTGTCCGGCGATAGTGAGTACCTGAAAAGCGGCTTCGCCAAGGCTTTTCCGTCCAATGCGGGTTCACAGACTGGCGTTGATCCGGCCGAGTTGGACCGCCTGTCTGCGGCGCTACAGCGCGACGGTTATGTGATTCTGGAGCGTATCGTGCCAGAAGAGCAGATCGACACCATTCGCGAAGAGCTGCTCACGCTGCTGCCTGAACACTGCGGCCGCAATGGGTTTGAGGGCACGCTCACCCAGCGTCTGTATGCGGTGATCTCCAAGACGCTGGCTTGCAACCCTCTGGTCGAACATCCGCTGGTGCTGGGGTTATTGGATCGGGTGCTGGCGCCCAACTACCTGCTCTCACAGTTGCAGGTCATCAACATCCTGCCGGGCGAGTTGGCTCAACCCCTGCACCATGACGACGGCTTCTATCCGGTGCCGCGTCCACGCCCGCCCTATGGCGCTGCAACGGTGATTGCGCTGGACGACTTTACCGCCGACAACGGCGCCACCGTGGTCATCCCGGGCAGCCATACCTGGGGCAAGCACGAGCCGGACGCTGAAGACTGCAAACGAGCCATTCCGGCGATCATGCCTAAAGGTTCAATGGTGCTGTTCCTTGGCACCCTGTGGCACGGCGGCGGCGCCAATAACAGTGCCGCGTCGCGCCTCGCGGTAACGGCTCAGTACTGTGAACCGTGGGCGCGTCAGCAAGAAAACTTCAGCCTGTCCGTGCCACTGGAGCGGGCTCGCGAGTGCAGCGCCCACATGCAACGGATGTTGGGCTACTCCATCCATCCCCCGTTCATGGGCATGGTCAACGGCATGCACCCGCGTCGGCTGCTGGAGGGGAAAACAGAGAATCAATGA
- a CDS encoding TetR/AcrR family transcriptional regulator, protein MRSAHETRTRLINEATVLFRERGYSAVGLGELLERSKVSKGSFYFHFESKAELASSCIAHYTGSTRDALRKQLQRSKTCTVHGLQRWIHACCSEMAANGWIRGCLISAFSHEGSALPSGLQQQMVDALDCWHALVAEQIVSSSNTGTSLASTQSTLFWLGWQGAVQQAKLRRSAIPILCFCEAVPALLPTSA, encoded by the coding sequence ATGCGCTCTGCTCATGAAACCAGAACACGCCTGATCAACGAGGCGACCGTATTGTTCCGCGAACGCGGATACAGTGCGGTAGGCCTTGGTGAGCTGCTTGAGCGCAGCAAGGTGTCAAAAGGCAGCTTCTACTTTCATTTTGAGAGCAAGGCGGAACTGGCCAGCAGCTGCATCGCTCACTACACAGGCAGCACCAGAGACGCCCTTCGTAAACAGCTGCAAAGGTCAAAAACATGTACCGTCCACGGTCTCCAGCGCTGGATCCATGCCTGCTGTAGCGAGATGGCCGCCAATGGCTGGATAAGAGGGTGCCTGATTTCAGCCTTCAGTCACGAAGGCTCTGCCCTACCCTCGGGTCTTCAGCAACAGATGGTCGACGCACTGGACTGCTGGCATGCACTGGTCGCTGAGCAAATCGTCTCTTCATCCAATACCGGCACCAGTCTGGCTTCAACTCAATCGACGCTATTCTGGCTGGGTTGGCAAGGTGCCGTTCAGCAGGCCAAGCTGAGGCGCAGCGCGATCCCTATTCTTTGTTTTTGCGAAGCGGTGCCCGCCCTGCTGCCCACCAGCGCCTGA
- a CDS encoding metalloregulator ArsR/SmtB family transcription factor yields the protein MLEPLTPPTVFKCLSDETRARLMLLIAAEGELCVCELTAALELSQPKISRHLAQLRTCGLLADRRQGQWVYYRLHPNLPDWVVQVLDTTLASNRHWLSADSQRLKQMGDRPERDALCCPPSTS from the coding sequence ATGCTGGAACCCCTCACCCCACCCACCGTCTTCAAGTGCCTGTCCGATGAGACCCGCGCACGCCTGATGCTGCTGATTGCCGCCGAGGGTGAGCTGTGCGTTTGCGAGCTCACGGCGGCGCTGGAGCTGAGTCAGCCGAAGATTTCCCGCCACCTGGCGCAGCTGCGCACCTGCGGGTTGCTGGCCGACCGGCGGCAAGGGCAGTGGGTTTACTACCGCTTGCACCCCAACCTGCCGGACTGGGTCGTTCAGGTGCTGGATACCACCTTGGCAAGCAATCGCCACTGGCTCAGCGCGGATAGCCAGCGGCTAAAGCAGATGGGCGACCGCCCTGAGCGCGATGCCCTCTGCTGCCCTCCTTCAACCTCTTGA
- a CDS encoding SDR family oxidoreductase: protein MLFAEVERSFGIPELVVHNIDGRTMEIFRKPLIEAEPVHVAATLERSAMSAFLVAQQTARCLLERPLPPNGHRGTLIITNASAALKGYPNSAAFAMACHAKSGFAQSMARELMPQGIHVAHVPIDAAVALQRDDGSRAHWSGAAAEEDNMAYPEHIAEVYLQLHRQHRSTWAFEVVLRPWQERW, encoded by the coding sequence ATGCTGTTTGCCGAGGTGGAGCGCAGTTTTGGTATTCCCGAACTGGTTGTTCACAACATCGACGGCCGAACCATGGAAATCTTTCGCAAGCCGTTGATCGAGGCAGAGCCGGTGCATGTCGCAGCGACGCTTGAACGGTCTGCCATGAGCGCGTTTCTGGTCGCACAGCAAACGGCGCGGTGCCTACTGGAAAGGCCGCTGCCACCCAATGGGCACCGAGGTACTCTGATCATTACCAATGCCAGTGCGGCGCTAAAGGGCTACCCGAATAGTGCTGCCTTCGCGATGGCGTGTCACGCCAAGTCGGGCTTTGCACAGAGTATGGCGCGGGAACTGATGCCGCAGGGTATCCATGTGGCCCATGTCCCCATCGATGCCGCGGTGGCGCTGCAACGTGATGACGGTTCGCGTGCGCACTGGAGCGGTGCCGCTGCCGAAGAAGACAACATGGCTTACCCCGAGCACATAGCGGAGGTGTATCTGCAGCTGCATCGGCAGCATCGTTCCACCTGGGCATTTGAAGTGGTGCTGCGGCCCTGGCAGGAGCGCTGGTAG